Genomic DNA from Deltaproteobacteria bacterium:
CCCGACACCGGAAGAAACACTCCCGGAAGGAAGCAAATGATGAACCCGCAGAACAAAAGCATCGGGATGCCCCTTTTGAAGAAAATCCCGGAACCTCAGTTGAGCGAAGAGACACTGAATCGAATCCCCCGCAGTTATCTCAAACGTTTCCTCCTCTTTCCCTTTTTCGAGGACGACAGCGGAGTCCGGGTGGCGATTTCCGACCCGGCGAACATGGCCCCGCTGTACGACCTGGGCAAATTACTGCTCAAGCATGTCGAACCCTACACAGCCACGGAGGAGGAGATCAACCGGAGCATCAACCTCTACTTCGGAAGTGCCACCGATACGGCCGAGCGGGTCATCGACGATCTCTCGGGGGAGGAATTCGAAAATATTGCCGAAGAGTTGGAAGAGGTGCAGGATCTCCTCGATGCCGAAACCGAGGCGCCGATCATCAAACTGATCAACCTGATCCTCTACCAGGCCGTAGAGTCCCGGGCCAGCGATATCCATCTCGAACCCTATGAAAAGGACATGCTGGTCCGATACCGGATCGACGGTGTCCTCTACGAACGGCTCCAGCCTCCGAAAAAATTTCAGTCTGCTCTGATCTCCCGGATCAAGATCATGGCGAACCTCAACATCGCCGAGAAACGTCTCCCTCAGGACGGCCGGATCAAGATCAAGATCGCGAACAAAGAAGTCGACATACGGGTCTCTATCATCCCCACCGCCTTCGGGGAACGTGTCGTTTTGAGGCTCCTGGACAAGAATGCCACGATCTTCGACCTCGAAGATATCGGCCTCGTGGACCGGAACTATAAACTCTTTTCCCGCATGATCCGGAAGAGTCACGGCATCATCTTAGTCTCCGGACCGACGGGAAGCGGGAAAAGCACAAGTCTCTACGCCGCGCTGAACAAGATCAATTCCCCCGACAAAAACATCCTCACCATCGAGGATCCGATCGAATACCAGATCAAGGGAATCGGACAGATCCAGGCCAATCCGAAGATCGACCTGACCTTTGCCAGGGGACTCCGGTCCATTCTCCGCCAGGACCCGGACGTCATCATGATCGGAGAAATCCGGGACTTGGAGACGGCGGAAATCGCCATCCAGGCCTCACTGACAGGACATCTTGTCTTTTCCACACTCCACACCAACGATGCCGCCGGAGCGATCACCCGGTTGACCGATATGGGGATCGAGCCCTTTCTCGTTTCCTCCTCAATTCTCGGGATCATGGCCCAGCGCCTGGTCCGGGTGATCTGCCCGATCTGTAAAGTCTCCTACAAACCGACCCGGGCCGAATTAGAGGAGCTGGGCCTGGATCCGGATCGTGTGAAAAATCCGGTTTTTTCACACGGAAAAGGATGCGATCAATGCCTTGAAACCGGATATCACGGAAGGACCGGGATCTATGAACTGATGGTGGCAAACGACAACATCAACAAACTAATTATGCAGAATGCAGACTCAAACCGGATCAAGGAAAAATCGGTTCAAAACGGAATGCGAACCCTTCGGGAAGACGGCGCCTATAAGGTCCTGCAAGGGATCACCACCATTGAAGAGGTCCTTCGGGTCACGCAGGAGTAGGAACAGAAACCAGAAATCAGGAATTAGAAACTGGGGATCAGCAATCGGCAGCCGGCAACAACCGGCAATTTCCGTCTCAAATTCTTTAGATGCAAGGCGCTCGATTTTTGAGTTTGATGATTAACGTGGGAATTACCCAAGGCTTTACGAAAAGATCCGATCGCCCCGCGCGAAGGTTTTGAGGAGTAATGAAGAACGGTTGGTCATCTTTATTGGGTAACAAACATTGATGAAGTCGTAAAAAGTCCGTTCGACCCTTCGACACGCTCAGGGCGAACGGTGTAAGTCATTGATATTCCGTTCGTGGTGAGCTTGTCGAACCATGAACGGAATCCGAAAAACGACTTTTTACGACACCATCAAACATTAAATTCCGTTTCAAATGCTTCAGATGCAAGGCGCGCGATTTTTGAGGAATGAGGCGTACATTTTGTACGCTGCAGTGACGAGGAAATCGCAGCAACGCCGCAGATGAAGTATTTGAGACGGAATCAAAGAGCCTATGGCAGTCTACGAATACAAAGCCCTCAACAAAAAAGGCAAAACCATTACGGGGGTCATTGATGCCGATTCCACCCAGGAGGCACGGAGCAAACTCCGGGAAGCGGAAGTCTTTCTGACCGATCTTTACGAAACAACCGCCGTCCAGGGAAAAAAGAGTTCCGCCAACATCGTCCTTTTTGCTCGAATCCGCCCCATTGAGATCTCGGTCATGATCCGGCAGATCTCCACGTTACTCAACGCGGGGATCCCCTTAGTGGAAACTCTGTCGGCGGTGATTGAACAGATCGACAATAAGGGCTTGCAAAAAATCATGTCCCAGGTCCGGGAATCAGTCCGGGAAGGAATGAGTTTTGCCGATGCCCTGTCCCGTCATCCCCGTGCCTTCTCATCATTGATGGTGAATATGATCCGCTCCGGCGAGAGCAGTGGCTCTCTGGACATTGTCTTGCTCCGGCTGGCCGATTTTCTGGAACAGCAGGTCGAGCTGAAACGGAAGGTCGGATCGGCATTGATCTACCCGGCGGTGACCATCTCGATTGCCCTGATCGTCCTGCTCTTTCTCCTCATCTATGTCGTCCCGTCGGTGACGCAGATTTTCGCCGACATGAAGCAAACCCTGCCGTTGCCTACGGCAATCCTCATTGTCATCAGCCGTTTTACCCAGAACTACTGGTGGCTTTTCCTTTTTCTGATTCTTGCCGTCTTTTCCGGCATGAAAGCCTATACCCGGACCGAGCAGGGACGGATCCATTTCGATCGTCTCAAGTTAAAAATGCCTCTCTTCGGATCTCTCGTCCGCAAGATCGCCATCACCCGTTTTTCCCGGACCCTGGGGACACTTCTGAAAAACGGAGTCCCCCTGCTGAACGCGCTGGACATCGTCAAGAACGTCGTCGGAAACAAGATCCTGGAGCAAACCATTGAAGATGCCCGAACCCATATCGGGGAAGGATCCACGATTCATGAGCCCTTAAAACGGAGCGGTGTCTTCCCTCCGATTGTCATCCACATGATCTTCGTAGGAGAAAAGAGCGGCACACTGGAGGAGATGCTGAACAAAGTGGCCGACACCACGGACAATGAGATCAACTCCACCATCAGCACTCTGACCTCCCTGTTGGAACCGATTATGATCGTCGGACTGGCGCTGGTGGTGGGCTTTATCGTCCTCTCGATTCTGCTGCCGATCTTTGAAATCAATCAATTGATCCGATAATGAAACAGGAGGTTGCCCATGCTCGACCGGAAAGGCTTTACCTTAATCGAACTGTTAGTGGTCCTGGTCATTCTTTCGATCCTGGCCACCATTATCGGTCCCAAACTCTTCGGCCGGACGGAAGAGGCCCGGAGGACCGCCGCTATGGTGCAGATCCGGAATATTGAAAGCGCACTGGCCCTTTATGAACGGGACAACGGAAGTTTTCCCACGACTGAACAGGGCCTCAAAGCCCTTGTTGAAAAACCGTCGGGCGATCCGGTCCCCCCAAACTGGCACGAGGGAGGATACCTGGACAAAGGGAAGGTCCCGCTCGACCCTTGGCACAATCCCTATGTCTACCTCTCCCCCGGTGTCCACAGCAAGGAATATGATCTGGAATCCTATGGGGCGGATGGGGAAGACGGCGGCGAAGGGAAGTATGCGGATATCGAAAGCTGGAACCTGGAATAAGCCGGGGCAAGGGGGCTTCACTCTCCTTGAGTTGATCGTCACCCTTCTGCTGATCACCATCGTCCTGAGTTTTACCCTGCCGAAGATCGGGAATGTCCTTTATTCCACGGACCTCAGGGAGTCGGTGCGGCAATTGCGGGCATTGCTGACCGCGGCCCGAAGCCTGGCCGTCGCGGAAGGAATCCCGCGACGGATTGTCTGCGATCTTTCCAAAGGAGAAATACATGTTGAACGGGCGGTGTACCACAAAGAAGGCGAAATCGAAACAGTCCGCTACGAGATGGATTCATCGATCCTGATCCATCGCTATACCCTTCCCCGCCACGTGAAGATCGAAGACGTGATCACCGAAAGCGGTGACAAAATCACGGAAGGAACGGCGACCCTCCGCATCGGGATCAACGGCATGATTTTCGGGAACCGGATCCATCTATTGCAGAAAGAGAAACAGTACACACTGGTGATCAATCCTCTTACGGGGAGAATCACTGTCGAACAAGGTTATACGGAGGAAACCCGGAATGCCGACAACGGGGAATAGAGGTTTTACCCTGATGGAGGTCATTTTCGCCGTTGCCATCATGGGAATCTCTCTCGTCACGCTCCTGAACCTGCAGATCAAGACGATTCGGCTGCAACAGGTCACCAACCATACCGAGGAAGCCACCCTCCTGGCCCAGGAAATGATGACCCGAAAGATGCTCGAAATTACGAGCAGCCCGTCCATGCCGCAATATTTCGATGAAGGGGATTTTGAGAAAGAGGAGTTTGCATCCTATCACTGGGAATATACTCTGTCGGCCACGGATGCCGATTCCCTCTTCCGGATCGACCTGACCGTCTTCTGGAATCCGGAAGACAAGAAAAACAACTCCGTTACGCTTTCCAGTTTTGTCACGATGAAGGCGGCCGGCCTATGATCCTTTACCGTTCCGAAAAGGGCCTGACCCTGTTAGAGGTTCTTGTTGCGATCGTGATCCTCTCAATTATCCTGGGTGTGATCTATTCCTCTTTCCTGGGAACGACGAGAACGGCCTCGATTCTGGAATCGAGTGAAGATGCCTACCAGACGGCACAGGCATTCTTCGATATGCTCTCCCGTGAACTACGCGGCACTTATTACCGAAAAGGAAGGACGCCGGCCGGACTCCTCGGTATCGCCTCGGAATCGAGAGAAAACCCGACGGATGCCGTCTATTTCCTGACCACCTCGCTGGGGCGGCGTACTCCGAAGAGTACCGACGGAACCCTCGCGGAGGTCGGCTATTTCTTTGATGTGGACGAGCTGAGCAACACCCGGCATCTGATTAAAAGTATCGACATGACCCCCGACATGGACCTTCGGAAAGGAGGAAAGTTTTATCCTTTAACGGACCGGGTGAAAAGTCTGAAATTCTCTTATTTCCAGGCCCGGGAGAACAAGTGGTTTGACCAATGGAAGAAACCCGATCTGCCCGACCTGATCCGCGTGGAGCTGACCGTCCTCGACGATCAGGACCACCCGATTTATTTTCGGACCACCCTCCAGCCGATGCTGCGCCGGGGTAAAAAAATCAGGGGGAACCCGGTCCCATGAAAACAGACCACGTCAGAGAAGGCAGGCGGCATAATGAGCGGGGGATCGCCCTGATCCTCGTGCTGCTCGTCGTCGGGGCACTTTCCGCTCTGCTTCTTGACCTGAACTATACCACCCGGATCAACCTCCATCTCGCTGACAATTTCCGGGACCAGACCCGTGCCTCCTTCCTGGCACGGGGAACCCTGGAGGCGGCCATCGCCCTGTTGCTGGCCGACGAGAACTTTGACTTCGACGATCCCGACAGCCCAGAGGATGCTATTTGGGCCACTCCCAACGTCCACGAAGAAGCAGGAGGCACCATCCGGATCCAAATGGCCATTCACGATGAAGATGGAAAGATCTCCATCAACGATACGAAGAATCTTTTCCTGAAGAACTCCACTCAGGCGGGTCGGCTTCCCGGGCTCGCGCAGAACATCCAGTCCGTCCTTACACTGGACGACACCGTCATGGATTCGATCCAGGACTGGATTGACAGCGATAACGTGGTATTCAATTTCGGCGCCGAAAACGACTATTATCAATCACTTGATCCACCCTACGAGATCCGTAACGGAGAGATCTGGGACCTGACGGAGCTTTTCCGGATCCAGGGGATCGATGACCGTATTTATTACGGGGGCACCGAGGAAGTCCCCGTGGGACTCTCCGACATCTTCACCGATATCGGCGGGGATGACAAACCACGGAAGATCAATGTCAACACGGCTCCCGATGAAGTACTGGTCGCTCTCGGCGATCGATCCTTTGCCGATGAAGTCGAAGCGGCACGACCGATTGAGTCCTCGGCCGACCTGAAGGGACTCAACGGATATAGTGCCCTCCCCGAAAACATCCGGAAGATGCTCGATGTAAAATCGACCTACTTTTCCGTCGACACCAAAGTCAAAGTCAACCGGATTGTGAAATCCGTTTATGCAGTCTTGAAAAGAATCCCAAATAATGATACGGTAAACATCGTCTACTGGCGCGAGGAGTAAAGAGCGGATATGTCAAGAATCATTACAGCAATTGAAATCTTCCGGGATGCTCTTTACGGTGTCGAGATCGGCGTGCAGCGGAAGCAGGTCGAAATTCTCCGGTTGATTGAGGAACCGTTGCGGAAAGATGCACTCACGTCGGAGGGGCTTTCGCTCTTCTTCACGGAGCACCAATTACACAAGGAGGAAGTCATTACCTCCGTGTCCGGAGACATGCTCATCACACGAAGAGTCTCCGTTCCGTTCCGGG
This window encodes:
- the gspE gene encoding type II secretion system ATPase GspE encodes the protein MMNPQNKSIGMPLLKKIPEPQLSEETLNRIPRSYLKRFLLFPFFEDDSGVRVAISDPANMAPLYDLGKLLLKHVEPYTATEEEINRSINLYFGSATDTAERVIDDLSGEEFENIAEELEEVQDLLDAETEAPIIKLINLILYQAVESRASDIHLEPYEKDMLVRYRIDGVLYERLQPPKKFQSALISRIKIMANLNIAEKRLPQDGRIKIKIANKEVDIRVSIIPTAFGERVVLRLLDKNATIFDLEDIGLVDRNYKLFSRMIRKSHGIILVSGPTGSGKSTSLYAALNKINSPDKNILTIEDPIEYQIKGIGQIQANPKIDLTFARGLRSILRQDPDVIMIGEIRDLETAEIAIQASLTGHLVFSTLHTNDAAGAITRLTDMGIEPFLVSSSILGIMAQRLVRVICPICKVSYKPTRAELEELGLDPDRVKNPVFSHGKGCDQCLETGYHGRTGIYELMVANDNINKLIMQNADSNRIKEKSVQNGMRTLREDGAYKVLQGITTIEEVLRVTQE
- a CDS encoding prepilin-type N-terminal cleavage/methylation domain-containing protein, which codes for MIWNPMGRMGKTAAKGSMRISKAGTWNKPGQGGFTLLELIVTLLLITIVLSFTLPKIGNVLYSTDLRESVRQLRALLTAARSLAVAEGIPRRIVCDLSKGEIHVERAVYHKEGEIETVRYEMDSSILIHRYTLPRHVKIEDVITESGDKITEGTATLRIGINGMIFGNRIHLLQKEKQYTLVINPLTGRITVEQGYTEETRNADNGE
- a CDS encoding prepilin-type N-terminal cleavage/methylation domain-containing protein gives rise to the protein MPTTGNRGFTLMEVIFAVAIMGISLVTLLNLQIKTIRLQQVTNHTEEATLLAQEMMTRKMLEITSSPSMPQYFDEGDFEKEEFASYHWEYTLSATDADSLFRIDLTVFWNPEDKKNNSVTLSSFVTMKAAGL
- a CDS encoding general secretion pathway protein GspK → MKTDHVREGRRHNERGIALILVLLVVGALSALLLDLNYTTRINLHLADNFRDQTRASFLARGTLEAAIALLLADENFDFDDPDSPEDAIWATPNVHEEAGGTIRIQMAIHDEDGKISINDTKNLFLKNSTQAGRLPGLAQNIQSVLTLDDTVMDSIQDWIDSDNVVFNFGAENDYYQSLDPPYEIRNGEIWDLTELFRIQGIDDRIYYGGTEEVPVGLSDIFTDIGGDDKPRKINVNTAPDEVLVALGDRSFADEVEAARPIESSADLKGLNGYSALPENIRKMLDVKSTYFSVDTKVKVNRIVKSVYAVLKRIPNNDTVNIVYWREE
- the gspF gene encoding type II secretion system inner membrane protein GspF, yielding MAVYEYKALNKKGKTITGVIDADSTQEARSKLREAEVFLTDLYETTAVQGKKSSANIVLFARIRPIEISVMIRQISTLLNAGIPLVETLSAVIEQIDNKGLQKIMSQVRESVREGMSFADALSRHPRAFSSLMVNMIRSGESSGSLDIVLLRLADFLEQQVELKRKVGSALIYPAVTISIALIVLLFLLIYVVPSVTQIFADMKQTLPLPTAILIVISRFTQNYWWLFLFLILAVFSGMKAYTRTEQGRIHFDRLKLKMPLFGSLVRKIAITRFSRTLGTLLKNGVPLLNALDIVKNVVGNKILEQTIEDARTHIGEGSTIHEPLKRSGVFPPIVIHMIFVGEKSGTLEEMLNKVADTTDNEINSTISTLTSLLEPIMIVGLALVVGFIVLSILLPIFEINQLIR
- a CDS encoding prepilin-type N-terminal cleavage/methylation domain-containing protein; translation: MILYRSEKGLTLLEVLVAIVILSIILGVIYSSFLGTTRTASILESSEDAYQTAQAFFDMLSRELRGTYYRKGRTPAGLLGIASESRENPTDAVYFLTTSLGRRTPKSTDGTLAEVGYFFDVDELSNTRHLIKSIDMTPDMDLRKGGKFYPLTDRVKSLKFSYFQARENKWFDQWKKPDLPDLIRVELTVLDDQDHPIYFRTTLQPMLRRGKKIRGNPVP
- the gspG gene encoding type II secretion system major pseudopilin GspG, translated to MLDRKGFTLIELLVVLVILSILATIIGPKLFGRTEEARRTAAMVQIRNIESALALYERDNGSFPTTEQGLKALVEKPSGDPVPPNWHEGGYLDKGKVPLDPWHNPYVYLSPGVHSKEYDLESYGADGEDGGEGKYADIESWNLE